In one Diabrotica virgifera virgifera chromosome 7, PGI_DIABVI_V3a genomic region, the following are encoded:
- the LOC114329605 gene encoding aldehyde dehydrogenase family 3 member B1-like: protein MANRCHIFLKTNPIQPIMKRNESVVYYKQSPAELLVQNTTTVLKSGRTLPIWFRERQLNRLLDFLLKEEENICNALYQDLRKSIQESLISEIELVKYEIKSALKCLRSWSQPQKVKRTIVNILDDLLITSDPYGVVVIIGAWNYPILILLAPLIDEPAYLEDENHPDQVSSQGMVRKPQKSA from the exons ATGGCTAACAGGTGTCACATCTTTTTGAAGACTAATCCAATACAACCTATAATGAAACGTAACGAGAGTGTAGTATATTATAAACAGTCACCAGCTGAATTATTGGTTCAGAATACAACAACCGTACTTAAGTCGGGAAGAACGCTTCCAATATGGTTTAGAGAGCGCCAGTTAAACAGACTCCTCGATTTTttactcaaagaagaagaaaatatttgCAATGCCTTGTATCAGGACCTCAGAAAGTCCATACAAGAGAGTCTTATTTCAGAAATTGAACTAGTGAAATACGaaattaaaagtgctttaaaatgTCTAAGGAGTTGGAGTCAACCTCAAAAAGTTAAACGCACTATTGTGAATATACTCGACGATTTGCTAATAACTAGTGACCCTTACGGTGTAGTTGTGATTATTGGTGCTTGGAATTAccctattcttattttactggcaCCTTTAATAG ATGAACCTGCTTATTTAGAGGACGAAAATCATCCTGATCAAGTTTCATCACAGGGAATGGTACGCAAGCCTCAAAAAAGTGCGTAG